In Synergistaceae bacterium, the DNA window CGTGTTTTCGGGCACGGGACTCGTTTTGTTCGTGGCGGGCTATCTTCTGCTGGCCCTGCTGTTCCGGAAGGAGAACCTGCACCGTCACATCGACGAGCACAACACGGCGGTGGGCTTCGCTCTGGCGGGCTTCTTCATCGCCATCGCTCTGGCGGTAAGCGGCTCTATTCAGTGAAAAAGCCGACGCGCTTCAGGATATGAATCAAAATCAGGAGACGGACGGGGCTCCGCGACGAGCGAACCCGGAGGGCCCGCCAGAGGCCGGCGGCGGCATTTCGGATTTCAATCCGGGTTTTTTGCTGTTCGCGACGCTCGTCATTTCGATCTGTTCCGTGGTCTACGAGCTGCTGATCGGCAGTCTCAGTTCTTACCTGCTGGGGGACGGAGTGCTGCAGTTCTCTCTGACGATCGGGCTTTATCTTTTCGCCATGGGCCTCGGCTCCTGGGTTTCAAAGCAATTCGTCCGCGATCTGTTCGACGTGTTCGTTCTCGTGGAGGCGGCTGTGGGGCTTGCGGGCGGATTTTCCAGCATGACGCTGTTTTTGTGCTATCTTCACACCAAAAGTTATCCCCTCGTCATGTATCTCCTGACGGTGCTGATCGGCGGCCTCGTGGGGCTGGAGATTCCCCTTCTGGTGCGCATTCTCGATCAGGAGCGGTTGAGCCTGCGCAGCGGGGTGGCCAGCGTCTTCGCCTTCGATTACCTGGGGGGGCTGTTCGGGTCGCTTCTTTTCCCCCTCGTTCTGCTGCCCTCCCTCGGTTACGTGACCACGGCATTTTTCACCGGCGTGCTCAACTTCGCCGCCGCCGTCGGAGTCGTTTTTCGCTATCCAACGCGGCTTGTTCATCGTCGGGGTCTTCGCGCCGTGGTTTGCGCGGGATTCCTTCTGCTGCTGGGATTTACCTTCGCCGGAGACGCGATGACCACCAGCCTCGAAGGTGGGCTTTACCGGGATCAGGTTATTCTCAGCCTTCAGACGCGCTGGCAGAAGGTGGTGCTCACGAAGCACAAGGACGATCTCCGGCTCTTCATCGACGGCAACGTGCAGTTTTCCTCTCTGGACGAGTACCGCTACCACGAGGCTCTGGTTCACGTGCCGCTGGCGGCAAGACCGGACGCCTCCCGGGTGCTGCTGCTGGGGGCGGGGGATGGTTTGGCCGCCAGAGAGCTTTTGAAGTATCCGAACATCCGGGAAATCACCCTTGTGGATATCGACGAAGCCCTCGTGAACCTGTGCCGCCAAAATCCGCTGATCGCGGCGCTGAATCGAGGTTCTCTGGAGGATTCGCGGATTCACTGCGTCTTCGAGGATGCGTTCAGCTTTCTCCGCAGCAACGAAGAACCTTACGACGTCATTCTCGCTGACCTGCCCGACCCCAACAACGAGGCTCTGAACAAACTTTACACCACGGCGTTCTACCAAATGGCCCGACGAAACCTGACTCCGGGCGGCGTCATGGCCACTCAGTCCGGCAGCCCATGTTACACCGGCGACGCCTTCTGGTGCATCAACAAAACCCTGGGGGAGGCGTTCCCCCTTGTGCTGCCCTATCATCTGTACGTGCCGTCTTTCGGCGACTGGGGCTTCAATCTGGCCCTGTCCTCCTCCGGCTTGCCGGACTTCGTTTTCCCGGAGGGGCTGCCCCTGTCCTGGCTGAGTCGGGAGAATTTTCAAACGCTGTTTGCCTTTGCGAAGGACGAGCGGCGGAACCTGGAGGACATCGCCGTCAACACCCTGCTGCGCCCTCGGCTTCTGCGGTACTATGCCGAAGGCACGGACGCCTGGTAAGCGGGCCTTTTTTGATAAAACCCGCTAACTCGCTGACGAGCGCAGTCTGGCTCTGACGGCGTTCTCCACGCGGTCCATGGCCTCGTGAATTTCCTCCAGCGGGCGGCAGTAGGCCATTCGCAGAAACGCTCCTTCCGCGTGAAACGCCTCGCCTGGGACCGTGGCCACCCCCGCCTCCTCCAGAAGCCACCCGGCCAGCTCGGCGGTGGTCATACGAAATCGCGTCAGGAGCTTCTCCACTCGTGGAAAAGCGTAAAACGCGCCGCCCGGCATGTGGGTTTCGAATCCGTCTATCCCCCGCAGGCGTCCGATCAGAGCGTCCCGACGCTCTCTGTAGCCCTCGATCATGCGTTTCACGTCCTCTCCAGCGTTTTCCAGAGCCTCGGCCACCCCCGCCTGAGCGAAGGCCGTGGCGCAGCTGGTGAGGTTCTGGTGGTTCTTCGCCGCGTAAGGCCGGACCTCCGGCGGGAGCACGATCCACCCAACCCTCCAGCCCGTCATGGAAAACGTCTTGGACGCCGCGCTGATGAGGATCGTCCGTTCCCGCATCTCCGGCAGGGACAGGATGGAGACGTGCTCGCCTTCGTATAAAAACTTTTCGTAACATTCATCGCTGACGACCAGGAGGTCATGCTTTCGGGCCAGCTCGGCGATTTCCTCCAGATCGTTTTTTCTCAGAACGGCGCCTGTGGGGTTGTTGGGGGTATTGATCAGCAGAAGGCGCGTTTTTGGCGTTATCGCCTTTTCGATGTCCGAGGCGGCCAGACGAAATTCGTTCTCGAAGCGGCAGGGAACCTCCCGAAGAACGCCCTCCGCCAGCGCGATCTGATCGGCGTAGGCGGGGAAAAAGGGCGTCGGGACAATCACCTCATCCCCCGGCTCCAGAAAGGTGAAAAAAGTGACCGCCAGCGCCTCGCACGCCCCCACCGTGACCAGAATCTCCCGATCCGGATCGATGTCAAGGCTCTGGTCGCGCTTCAGCGCCTTCGAGAGGGCGCGGCGCAGCGACGCAATCCCCGCCGTGTCCGTGTAATGCACCAAACCGGCGTCGAGAGCTTTTTTCACGGCTTCCTTCGCGCAGGCGGGAGAGTCGTAATCCGGACGGCCGACCTCCAGGTGAACGATTTTTTTGCCGGCCCGCTCCAGCGCCCCCGCCCTGTTCATGATTTCGCGTATGCCGCCCCCTCGCATCGCCGCCTCCATGCGCGCGACGGGCAAACGATAGTTCATTGTCTTTCGCCTCCCCGGAAAATAAAAAACACCAATTAAAGCTCAAGGGGGCGGAACTCCCCCCGAGACCCCCTGCAGGTTCACCGAACTCCGCAAATGACGCAGCCCTCTGTTTTCAGCTCGAAGTATATTATAATTCAGTATACATCACCTCCCCCATACGACTGATTCAGGAAGGATGGAACAAATCATGGACAGAATTTACGATGCGCTGAAACGACAGCGAAAAGAGATGCTGGAGGTTCTGAAGGTTCTTGTGGAACATGAATCTCCATCTCACAACAAGGCCCTTGGCGACGTTCTGGCCGGGAAACTGGCAGAATTTTTCGAAGAACTGACCGGCGGCAGGACGAAACGCATTCCGGTGGAGGGTTACGGCGACTTCATTCGGGGAGAATTCGGTGACGGGGAGGAACAGATTTTCGTCGTCGGGCACTATGACACGGTTTTTCCGGAAGGCACGCTTCGGGAGCGCCCTTTCCGGGTGGAGGGAAACAAAGGTTACGGCCCCGGCATTTTCGATATGAAGGGAGGGCTCACAGCGGGGCTTTTCGCTTTGAAGACCCTCAAAGACCTGCATATCCCTCTCGGAAAAAAGGTCGT includes these proteins:
- a CDS encoding polyamine aminopropyltransferase is translated as MNQNQETDGAPRRANPEGPPEAGGGISDFNPGFLLFATLVISICSVVYELLIGSLSSYLLGDGVLQFSLTIGLYLFAMGLGSWVSKQFVRDLFDVFVLVEAAVGLAGGFSSMTLFLCYLHTKSYPLVMYLLTVLIGGLVGLEIPLLVRILDQERLSLRSGVASVFAFDYLGGLFGSLLFPLVLLPSLGYVTTAFFTGVLNFAAAVGVVFRYPTRLVHRRGLRAVVCAGFLLLLGFTFAGDAMTTSLEGGLYRDQVILSLQTRWQKVVLTKHKDDLRLFIDGNVQFSSLDEYRYHEALVHVPLAARPDASRVLLLGAGDGLAARELLKYPNIREITLVDIDEALVNLCRQNPLIAALNRGSLEDSRIHCVFEDAFSFLRSNEEPYDVILADLPDPNNEALNKLYTTAFYQMARRNLTPGGVMATQSGSPCYTGDAFWCINKTLGEAFPLVLPYHLYVPSFGDWGFNLALSSSGLPDFVFPEGLPLSWLSRENFQTLFAFAKDERRNLEDIAVNTLLRPRLLRYYAEGTDAW
- a CDS encoding pyridoxal phosphate-dependent aminotransferase, coding for MNYRLPVARMEAAMRGGGIREIMNRAGALERAGKKIVHLEVGRPDYDSPACAKEAVKKALDAGLVHYTDTAGIASLRRALSKALKRDQSLDIDPDREILVTVGACEALAVTFFTFLEPGDEVIVPTPFFPAYADQIALAEGVLREVPCRFENEFRLAASDIEKAITPKTRLLLINTPNNPTGAVLRKNDLEEIAELARKHDLLVVSDECYEKFLYEGEHVSILSLPEMRERTILISAASKTFSMTGWRVGWIVLPPEVRPYAAKNHQNLTSCATAFAQAGVAEALENAGEDVKRMIEGYRERRDALIGRLRGIDGFETHMPGGAFYAFPRVEKLLTRFRMTTAELAGWLLEEAGVATVPGEAFHAEGAFLRMAYCRPLEEIHEAMDRVENAVRARLRSSAS